Proteins encoded within one genomic window of Bradyrhizobium sp. AZCC 1719:
- a CDS encoding NAD-dependent 4,6-dehydratase LegB, with product MRKILLTGAGGFIGSHLAEELVRLNFAVRAFVHYNSMGSHGWLDSSPPEIRKELDIFAGNVCDPNGVRTAMKGCDAVLHLAALIAIPYSYHSPDTYVETNIRGTLNVLQAARDLGVEHLVHTSTSEVYGTAQFVPITEDHRLQGQSPYSATKIGADQLALSFERSFGTPVTVVRPFNTYGPRQSARAVIPTIITQIAAGARKVKLGSIHPTRDFNYVADTVGGFLAALDSKAGIGEVINIGSAFEVSIGDVARMIAELMGVTIEIEQDDVRVRPERSEVDRLWASNAKAHKLLGWSPRFAGVDGLRKGLEQTIAWFTKQENLSRYRANAYTL from the coding sequence TTGCGGAAAATTTTGCTGACAGGCGCAGGCGGATTTATCGGATCCCACCTCGCGGAGGAACTGGTCCGCCTCAATTTCGCGGTCCGTGCGTTTGTGCACTACAACAGCATGGGCTCGCACGGCTGGCTTGATTCCTCTCCACCCGAGATACGCAAGGAACTCGACATATTCGCAGGCAACGTGTGCGATCCGAATGGCGTGCGCACAGCGATGAAGGGATGCGATGCCGTCCTGCATCTCGCAGCGCTAATCGCGATTCCCTATTCCTACCATTCGCCGGACACTTACGTCGAAACCAACATCCGCGGCACCCTCAATGTGCTGCAGGCGGCGCGAGATCTCGGCGTTGAGCATTTGGTGCACACCTCCACCAGCGAGGTCTATGGCACGGCCCAGTTCGTTCCGATCACGGAAGACCATCGTCTGCAGGGGCAATCGCCCTATTCCGCGACCAAGATCGGCGCGGATCAGCTCGCGCTGTCGTTCGAGCGTTCGTTCGGGACGCCGGTCACCGTGGTGCGGCCGTTTAATACCTACGGTCCCCGGCAATCGGCGCGCGCGGTGATCCCGACCATCATTACCCAGATCGCTGCGGGCGCGCGCAAGGTCAAGCTCGGCAGCATCCATCCAACGCGCGATTTCAATTATGTCGCCGACACCGTCGGCGGCTTCCTGGCGGCGCTCGACTCGAAAGCCGGTATCGGCGAGGTCATCAATATCGGTAGCGCGTTCGAGGTCTCGATTGGCGATGTCGCGCGCATGATCGCAGAATTGATGGGCGTGACGATCGAGATCGAGCAAGACGACGTCCGCGTCCGCCCCGAGCGCAGTGAAGTTGATCGCCTATGGGCCAGCAACGCCAAGGCGCATAAGCTTCTCGGCTGGTCGCCGCGTTTTGCCGGCGTGGATGGCCTGCGCAAGGGCCTCGAACAGACCATCGCCTGGTTCACCAAGCAGGAGAACCTGTCTCGTTATCGTGCCAATGCGTACACGCTGTGA